TACTGCGTGAGGACGTACACGGAGAACACGCCGGAGTTGATGAAGTTGTTGATGGCGAAATCGATGATGCGGTACTTGCTGCCGAAGGGAACGGCGGGTTTGCTGCGCTTCTGAGTCAGCGGCGCGAGTCGGGAACCCTGCCCGCCCGCGAGAATCATGCCGAGAACACGTGGTTTCATGCGATACCCCCTCCAGAGAACCGGTGGCCAGACAGGTGAACAGGTCGGGCACGCGGAAAGGCGGCGTGCCGGACAACTGGAACGCGCTGGAACCGTGTGCTGTGCCGTTACTGTACCGCCAAAGCTGCCGGGATCACGCTCACCGTCTGTTCAAGCATGCGCGGCGCACGCGCACGTGAGCTGCGTCCACCTGACCGGCAGGGCACACCCTAGTCGGCCAGGACGCCCCTGAGGTGCCGCGCCGCTTCATCCGGGCTTAATGCAGGGGCGCGCAGTTGCGTGCGCGTGAACGTCAACTGCCTTTTCGCGTACTGCCGGGTCGCCAGCGTCACCTGCGCGGCCGCCGCTTCCGTGCTCAGGTGACCGCGCGCCACCGCCAGCGCCTCCCGGTACCCGAGGGCCTGCCAGACGGTCGGGCGCGGCGTGGATTCAGGGTCCACCTGCGCGGCCAGCCACGCCGCCTCCCGCGCCCAGCCCCGACCGAACATCTCCAGCACCCGCGCGTGCATGCGCGCCTCCAGCTCAGCAGGCGGGCGCGTGAAGGCCGTCACGTCGTACTGAAAGCGCGGCTGGCGCCGACCGAACTCACCAGGGAACCGCCCCGTACTCCGGTGGATTTCCAGGGCGCGCACCACCCGCCTCGGGTTGCGTTCCAGCCGCGCCGCCTCCGCCGGGTTCAGGGCCTGCACGTCGGCCAGCAGGGCGTCCAGGCCCCGCGCGGCCAGTTCCTCCTCGACCTGCGCCCGCACGGCCGGATCGCCGGGCGGCGTGAGCGGCAACCCGCGTGTCAGGGCCGCGAGGTAAAAGCCTGTACCGCCCACCACCAGCGGCGTCCGCCCACGCGCAAGCACCCCCGCGATGGCGTCCTCGGCCAGCGTCACGAACTGCGCCACGTCGAACGACCCGGTCACGTCCACCACGTCCAGCAGGTGGTGCGGGGCAACCGCCCGCTCCTGCGGGGACGGTTTCGCCGTGCCGATATCCAACCCCCGGTACACCGTGAACGCATCCGCCGAGACGATCTCCAGCGGGAACTCAAGCGCCAGCGCCAGCGCCAACGCGGACTTCCCGGCGGCAGTGGGCGCAGTCAGAACCGGAACGAAAGACACGACCGGGATGCTACCAGACCCGCCCCACGCGCCGGACCGGAGCAGCCGCACAGACCACCCGCGCGGGCGGATGCTACCGTAAGGGCATGAACGAGCCCGTGCTGGCGCGACTGCAACACCTCATGACCCTCCGCGAGGAAGTCGAAACCCTCACCGGAACCGGACCCTGGAACCCCAGCGCCGACTGGGCCGACGCCGACACGCACCTGATCCTGTACCTCGACGTGCCCGGCGTGAACCCCGACACCCTCGAACTCCTTGAGGAAGACGGCACCGTCACCATCGCCGGACACCGCGACGAAACACACCGTCTGCTGCGCGGCGAACGCCCCGCCGGACTGTTCCGCCGCACCCTCACCTTCCCCGAAGACGTCCTGCCCCAGACCGGGCAGGCCAGCCTCGCGGGCGGCGTCCTGTGCGTCCGCTTCGAGAAACGCCACCCCACCATCAACGTGCACTCCAGCGACGCCCCCGACACCGACCACCACACCGACCCACACACCGACGACTGAACGCCACCCCCACACCCACGCAAAACGAAAGAACCCCGCGTGCGGCGGGGTTTTCTGCGGTTGGTGCCGGTGAGGGGACTCGAACCCCTACGGTTTCCCGCTCGATTTTGAGCCGGGAGTCTGCCCCCCGTCCCGTTCTGCCCGTGTCCGTATTTGTTGTGCTGGACGTATTTTTCATGTGGGGTGGGGTGTGGGGGTTGGGTTGGGGGTGTGGGTGGTTGCGGTATGCGTTGCGGTACGTCTTGGGGCGGGTGGGGGTTGGGCCGGTGTGGGTGCGGGACGCCCCTGGTGGGGGGCGTGCGGTCGTGTGAGGCAAGTGAGGCAAGGGGGCGAATGGGGCTTTGATATATCCGGTCTGTATGAAGAAGCACCTCTCTCTGCTGCCACTGGCTGCCCTGGCGCTCGCCGCCTGTAATCCCACCCCGACTCCCATTGTTGAACCTGTCGATGCCACCACGCTGTCTCTCACGGCGACGGGCAAGGTGGATGGAGATGTGGTCACGACTGATCAGAAGTTGAAGGCGTACTTCTATGGTCACGAGTTTGAGGTTGGGATGATCAAGGCCGATGACACGGTCTCCATGACCTTGACGCCTGCCATGTTCGACGCGGCACCCAGGAAGACCTTTACGGACTGGAAGGCCGGTATGACGAACTGCGATACCAGTAAGCTGAATGTCGTTACTGATGCGCATTTCCTGTCCGTATCCCAGGCTTACCGTGATAGCACGGCGGATGCCGATCATCTGATCCGGCCTGGTGAGGTCGTCAGGAGCGCAGATGGCAGCATCAGTACTTACAAGATGGTCTCCTTCTACTACGCGAAGAGTAAAGCTGTAGTTACTGGCAATCTTCTCTGCGGCTCAGCGTCCACGAACTTCAACCTGCAGCTCTACCCCGGCTGGAACAAGGTCGCGATCGAGTACACGTACAACCATGATCTCGATGCAATCGTTGGTACCCGTGAATACAAGAGCGCCGGAGGCATCCAGACCTACTCGGGTAAGTGGGTGGCGTTCTTCTCACCGAAGTAATCCTGCGGTCACTGTCTTGGCTTCCTCTTGCGTGTCGTGAGGGGAGGCCGCTTCGACCCTGCGCCCGGATTCCTCCTTGCAGGTAACGAAGGGTGCAGGAGATCGGCTTAAAGGCTCACTTCCGCAGGAGGTCCAGTGGTCAGTTGGTTGATGCGTTCGCCTACTTGCTGAATGTAGTTTGGCCTGGGCTGATCGTCAGACGCCCAGCGCTTCCGTGGAGCGACCACCACATCCCGCACCTGTCCCTCGACGAATGGAGATTCACACCGATGAAGAAAATCTGGCTCCCCCTTGCGCTGACCCCTGTATGTCTGATTGTTGCCGGATGCGGCGAGAATCTCTTGGACAATGCCCCCGTACCCACTCAACTTTACTTTGCCACGACGGCCACCGATCTGGCCGCCTGCGGCACGATTCAGGTCAGTGGGAACGTCACCAACTTCGCCTCCTCGCCTAAGCCTTCGCAGGAACAGGGGAGCTTTCACGTCGGGCTCAAGGATGGCGGATACGTGCGCACCGCCTGGACCGACGATGAAGTGATGACGGGAGCGGGTACTGCCCCTGCCAGCCTGGTGATGAAGCGTCCTGGCACGTATGCGTATTCCATCCGCTCACTCTTCCGGTATGACTGGCAGCTCAACCTGCTCTGCACGTCCTCTGGTAAGACGACCTCGTTCAATCAGAGTGGCACGTTCAAGGAACTGCACCGGGCCGTGGTCGTCCGTCTGACAGCCAACCAGGGCAACGTAGCGGCGAGTTTCACTGAATCTCTGGAGAGCTCCACTCCTGCCCAACTGAATCTCCCATGATCTGAATTCGCGGAGGTCGGCATCGTGGAGAAGGATCTGACCGCCTGACAGAAAAGATGAGAAAGCGTCCCCACTAAGGGACGCTTTCCGCTTATGAAGACTGAAGACGCCACACGGGAGGCCTCACGGGTCTACCAAGCTCTCCTGCCTCACCACATGCAACCGCTCCCTCGCAGGCTTGGAGTGACTTTCGCAGAAGCTCTGTTGACTGGCCGCACGGCGGTGGGAGTCGTGCGGCCAGCTGGAAGTGTTTTGTTCAGGTGGTGGCGTCGCGTTCGGCGGTGGTGAGGAGGGTGTCGAGGCTGATGGCGGCGCGGCGGCGCTGGCTGGTGAGGACGTGGCTGTAGACCTTGAGGGTGATGCTGGCGTCGGCGTGGCCGAGGCGTTCGGCGAGCATGCGGACGTCCATGCCGCTGGCGATGGCGAGCGTGGCGTACGTGTGGCGCAGGTCGTGGAAGCGGATGGGTGTGACGGGGCAGCTGTCACGCAGGGCGCGCCAGTGGTGGTCGATGCGCCAGGGCATGAGGGGTTGGCCGTTGCGGTCGGGGTAGATGAGGTCGTGGTCGGGCCAGGGGGTGCCGGTCTGGGCGGCGAGGTCGCGTTCGGTTTCCCAGTCGGCGCGGCGGGCCTGGAGGTGGGTGAGGGTGGTGGGGTCGAGGATGATGTCGCGGGTGCCGGCGTCGGTTTTGGGGGTTTGGATGGTGGGGGTGTAGGCGATGCGGACGACGGTCTGGCGGATGCTGAGGGTGTCGCCGTTCAGGTCGCTCCAGCGTAGGCCGAGCAGTTCGGCTTTGCGCATGCCGGTGCTGAGGGCGAGGTGGAGGAGGCTTTCGAGGCGGTGGCCTTTGACGTGCTGGAGGAACGTGCGGATTTCGGGGGGTTCCCAGAACAGCATTTCTTTGCGTTCGGCTTTGGGGGGTTTGGTGTTCTTGGCGACGTTGCGGGGGATGACGTCGAGCGCGACGGCGTAGTTGAGCATGAGGCTGACGAGCATGCGGGCGTACTGGCTGGTGCGGACGCCTTTTTGTTCGGCGAGGGCGTTGATCATGTGGGTGACGTCGCGCGCGGTGAGTTTCTCGAGGCGGATGTTGCCGAGGTGCGGGAGGACGTAGAGGCGGATGTTGAGTTCGTAGCTCTGGTACGTGCCGGCTTTGAGGCGGCCTTTGGCGTTCTGGAGGTACTCGGCGGACCAGTCTTTGAGGGTGGTGCGGTCGGGGGCGCGGAGGGTGCCTTCCGCCTGGGCTTTTTTGAGGCTTTGGAGTTTGGCGTGGACGTCTTTCTGGGTTTTGCCGTAGACGGTGCGGCGGGTGAGTCGGCCGGTGCCGGGGTGGCGGGAGACGGTGATGATGGCGCACCAGAGGTTCTTGTCTTCGCGGTAGTAGATGGTGCCTTCGCCGTTGACGCGTTTGCCGCCGGTGCGTTTGGTGGGTCGGGTGACGGTCATGGGTTGGGGGTGGCGGTGAAGGTGCCTTTGACCTTGTCGAAGGTGTAGTAGTAGAGGGGCAGGATGGTGTCCTGGTGGGCGAAGGCGACGTCGGTGTTGAGGACGGCGACGGTGATGGTGGTGCCGTGCTGCGGGAAGATGCACATGCTGCGGGGGGTGCTGTTGGGGTCTCGCAGGTAGGGGCGGTAGGTGCGCAGGCGGGCCTGCGCGGCGGCGTAGAGGCGCTTGTCGGCGGGTGAGAGGGGTAGGTCGGTGGCAAGGGCGTTGGCGCAGCTGCCAGCGATGAGTTCGGTGTCTTCTGGGGGGGCGACGTACTGGGTGCCGTTCCAGGCGATGAAGGCGGCGGTGGGGCCGCAGGGGTAGTCGCCGCAGGCGGCGCGGGGCGGGAAGGCGGTGTTGACGCCGATGATGGCTTTGCCGTTGGTGGTGCGCCAGATGGCGAGTTCGCTGAAGGTGCTGCGCCGCTCGCCCCAGCGGGCGTAGGCGTTGGCGTTGTCCTGCAGGGTGGGGGTCTCGGTGGGCAGGAGGACGATGGGGTTGAACCAGTAGGGCTGCTGAGGGCTGCTGAGCTTCCCGTTTCGGATGTCCTTGACGGTGCGCAGGAAGGTGGGGAGTTCGAGTTTGGTGGCGCTGGCGGGTGAGAGGAGCAGCAGGGCGAGGCAGAGGGACTTCCGCATGAGGTCTCCTGGCGGGCGCTGGGCGGGGGTGGGGGCCCGCGTGTGGGGTGGGGGGCAGCTCAGGCGGCTTCGTAGTCGTTGATGACGACGAGGCCGAGCAGGTGGCGTGGTTTGCCGGGGACGCGGTAGGTGGTGGCGCCGTGTTGGAGGAGGAGGTGGGGTTCGGGGATGCGGTCGCCGATCCAGAAGGGCATCCACCAGTTGAGGGTGTGGGCGGCCTGGACGTAGCCGCCGGTGGAATAGAAACCGCCAATCCGGGTGTCGGGATTGGCGTGGACGATGCGCCGGAGGGCGTCGTTGATGGTGACGTTGGCGAAGCGGCTGAGTTCCCAGATGGCGCGGGCGGTGAGGCCGCAGTGGCGGGTGATGGCGGTGACGAGTGCGTCGGGCATGAGGAGGCGGTCGGCGCCGTGTTCGGTGAGGGCTTCGAGGTGCGCTTCGATGTTGGGGACGCTGGCGTGATAGTGGCGGATGACTTGTTCGTAGCTGGGGTGGCCGGTCATGCCGATGGCGTGCGTGAGTTCGTGGGCGGCGTCGGCGCGGGCTTCCTGCGCGGTGGCGTCGTGGCGGACGTACACGGTGCGGTTGGTGAGGTCGTAGAAGCTGTAGTCGTGCCGGCGGTACTGCTGGCCGAGGCGGTTGGCGAGGGTGGGCATGTCGGGTTCGTAGTTGGTGGCGGCGTGGTTGGCGGTGATGCACTGCAGGTAGTCGTGGATGATGGGGTCCATCAGTGCGCAATCTCCGGCGGGTCAATGGTGTCTTTGACGCGCATGTAGAAGTCGAGCCATTCGCCGGGGGTGGCGGGCCGTTTGCGGTGGGGGACGCTGGCCATCCAGGCTTGCCAGCGGTGTTCGCGGAGTCCGGCGAGTTCGGGGCTGCTGCCGAAGAGGGCGGCGGCTTCGAGGAGTTCGTCGGGGATGGGGGTGGGCGGGGCGTCGGGGACGCG
The genomic region above belongs to Deinococcus seoulensis and contains:
- a CDS encoding Hsp20/alpha crystallin family protein; translated protein: MNEPVLARLQHLMTLREEVETLTGTGPWNPSADWADADTHLILYLDVPGVNPDTLELLEEDGTVTIAGHRDETHRLLRGERPAGLFRRTLTFPEDVLPQTGQASLAGGVLCVRFEKRHPTINVHSSDAPDTDHHTDPHTDD
- a CDS encoding tyrosine-type recombinase/integrase, translated to MTVTRPTKRTGGKRVNGEGTIYYREDKNLWCAIITVSRHPGTGRLTRRTVYGKTQKDVHAKLQSLKKAQAEGTLRAPDRTTLKDWSAEYLQNAKGRLKAGTYQSYELNIRLYVLPHLGNIRLEKLTARDVTHMINALAEQKGVRTSQYARMLVSLMLNYAVALDVIPRNVAKNTKPPKAERKEMLFWEPPEIRTFLQHVKGHRLESLLHLALSTGMRKAELLGLRWSDLNGDTLSIRQTVVRIAYTPTIQTPKTDAGTRDIILDPTTLTHLQARRADWETERDLAAQTGTPWPDHDLIYPDRNGQPLMPWRIDHHWRALRDSCPVTPIRFHDLRHTYATLAIASGMDVRMLAERLGHADASITLKVYSHVLTSQRRRAAISLDTLLTTAERDATT
- the miaA gene encoding tRNA (adenosine(37)-N6)-dimethylallyltransferase MiaA, with the translated sequence MSFVPVLTAPTAAGKSALALALALEFPLEIVSADAFTVYRGLDIGTAKPSPQERAVAPHHLLDVVDVTGSFDVAQFVTLAEDAIAGVLARGRTPLVVGGTGFYLAALTRGLPLTPPGDPAVRAQVEEELAARGLDALLADVQALNPAEAARLERNPRRVVRALEIHRSTGRFPGEFGRRQPRFQYDVTAFTRPPAELEARMHARVLEMFGRGWAREAAWLAAQVDPESTPRPTVWQALGYREALAVARGHLSTEAAAAQVTLATRQYAKRQLTFTRTQLRAPALSPDEAARHLRGVLAD